Proteins encoded by one window of Aptenodytes patagonicus chromosome 9, bAptPat1.pri.cur, whole genome shotgun sequence:
- the ARR3 gene encoding arrestin-C encodes MAGGAKVFKKTSPNSKLSIYLGKRDFVDHVESVDIVDGVCLIDPEYLKDRKVYVTLTCAFRYGRDDLDVIGLTFRKDLYVLTTQIFPPVPDQAPKTLTPLQDKLMKKLGENAYPFTFEIATNLPCSVTLQPGPDDVGKACGVDFEVKGFCAENLEEKIHKRNSVRLIIRKIQFAPLKMGPPPKSETTRQFMMSDKPLHLEASLDKEIYYHGDPINVTVNINNTTNKIVKKIKISVDQITDVVLYSLDKYAKTVCTEEINENVAANSTFSKTYSITPTLSANREKRGLALDGKLKHEDTNLASTTILRPGMDKEVLGILVSYKVKVNLVVSRGGILADLSSSDVGVELPVILMHPKPTDSKPQNEEDIVIEEFARQKLKGEKDDEDEKEEADKEES; translated from the exons ATGGCAGGGGGAGCAAA GGTGTTCAAGAAGACCAGCCCCAACAGCAAG CTATCCATCTACCTGGGGAAGAGAGACTTTGTGGATCACGTGGAGTCGGTGGACATCGTAG ATGGCGTCTGCCTGATCGACCCGGAGTATCTAAAGGACAGAAAAG TGTACGTGACGCTGACTTGCGCATTTCGCTACGGCCGAGATGACCTCGACGTTATCGGGTTGACCTTCAGGAAGGACCTCTATGTCCTGACCACCCAGATCTTCCCGCCAGTGCCGGACCAGGCACCCAAAACCCTCACTCCTTTGCAGGACAAGCTGATGAAGAAGCTCGGGGAGAACGCCTACCCCTTCACCTTTGAG ATTGCCACCAACTTGCCCTGCTCGGTCACCCTCCAGCCGGGACCAGACGATGTGGGAAAG GCCTGCGGCGTGGACTTCGAGGTCAAAGGATTTTGTGCTGAAAATCTAGAGGAGAAAATTCACAAGAG GAACTCGGTGCGCCTCATCATCCGCAAGATCCAGTTTGCACCCCTGAAGATGGGGCCACCCCCCAAGTCGGAGACCACCCGGCAGTTCATGATGTCTGACAAGCCCCTGCACCTCGAAGCCTCCCTGGATAAGGAG ATCTACTACCACGGAGACCCCATCAACGTGACCGTCAACATCAACAACACTACCAACAAGattgtgaaaaaaattaagatctcGG TTGATCAGATCACAGACGTGGTCCTCTATTCGCTGGATAAATACGCGAAGACTGTGTGCACCGAGGAGATAAA CGAGAATGTGGCGGCCAACTCCACCTTCTCCAAAACGTACTCCATCACCCCCACACTCTCGGCCAACCGTGAGAAGCGAGGCCTCGCTCTCGACGGCAAGCTCAAGCACGAGGACACCAACCTGGCCTCCACCACCAT CCTGAGACCTGGCATGGACAAGGAGGTGCTGGGCATCCTGGTGTCCTACAAAGTGAAGGTCAACCTGGTGGTGTCCCGAGGAGG CATCCTGGCAGATCTCAGTTCCAG CGACGTTGGTGTCGAGCTGCCCGTCATCCTGATGCACCCGAAGCCTACGGACAGTAA GCCTCAAAA CGAGGAGGACATCGTCATCGAGGAATTCGCTCGCCAAAAACTCAAGGGGGAGAAAGACGACGAAGATGAGAAGGAGGAGGCCGACAAAGAGGAAAGCTAA